Proteins from a genomic interval of Rhodothermus marinus:
- a CDS encoding 5-deoxy-glucuronate isomerase gives MVPPRDIGPFVTTEPKTPAQRRLTGRAIMPGEEAPRTVELFDARPALNRREEIITGENSSFRFLRFARIALQPDAPGYAPIPVQLGDTEEAVFYVNRGQARLTVDGQTYTLGKGDVLYVGLGRRVVVEADGPLADVSEFRAIECHTEYPVQLVRHRDIEGTELAADLGRKRPMTRRTVYKLVDQNVQACRLLFGDTYLAQPGGVGSYPPHFHGPDGPFGLGDRAKEEIYHFRCESEIPGDTPFVLQNCARPEDPVSTYVHIFDEQAINVTPGYHDTIAPPPVHFMFTWCLGAYTEGHRDWSEIYNRPGYEDEW, from the coding sequence ATGGTACCACCCCGTGACATCGGACCCTTCGTAACGACGGAACCGAAAACGCCGGCTCAGCGACGGCTGACCGGACGGGCGATCATGCCCGGCGAGGAAGCGCCACGCACCGTCGAGCTGTTCGACGCCCGGCCGGCGCTCAACCGACGCGAGGAGATCATCACCGGCGAAAACTCCAGCTTCCGTTTTCTGCGCTTTGCCCGGATTGCGCTGCAGCCGGACGCGCCCGGCTACGCACCGATCCCGGTGCAACTCGGCGACACCGAGGAGGCGGTCTTCTACGTGAACCGGGGGCAGGCCCGGCTCACTGTGGACGGCCAGACCTATACGCTGGGCAAGGGCGACGTGCTCTACGTGGGGCTGGGGCGTCGGGTGGTGGTCGAGGCCGACGGTCCGCTGGCCGACGTGAGCGAATTCCGGGCCATCGAATGCCATACGGAGTACCCCGTGCAGCTGGTGCGTCACCGGGACATCGAGGGCACCGAGCTGGCCGCCGATCTGGGGCGCAAACGGCCCATGACACGCCGCACCGTCTACAAGCTGGTCGATCAGAACGTGCAGGCCTGCCGTCTGCTTTTCGGTGACACCTACCTGGCCCAGCCGGGCGGCGTGGGCAGCTATCCGCCCCACTTTCACGGACCGGACGGGCCGTTCGGGCTGGGCGACCGGGCCAAGGAAGAGATCTATCACTTCCGCTGCGAGAGCGAAATCCCCGGCGATACGCCGTTCGTGCTCCAGAACTGCGCCCGGCCTGAGGATCCGGTGAGCACCTACGTGCACATTTTCGACGAACAGGCCATCAACGTCACGCCCGGCTACCACGACACGATTGCCCCGCCGCCCGTGCACTTCATGTTCACCTGGTGTCTGGGGGCCTATACCGAGGGGCACCGCGACTGGTCGGAGATCTACAACCGCCCCGGCTACGAGGACGAATGGTAA
- the uxaC gene encoding glucuronate isomerase, with protein MEPLRLHPDRYFDPDPTVRRIARELYEEMRTFPLVCPHGHVDPAILATNEPFPEPTSLIIKPDHYIFRLLYSQGIPLEALGIPRRDGQPVETDPRKIWQIFAEHYYLFAGTPTGAWLDYEFAEVFEVPYKLDGESAQYVYDHILERLQSPEYRPRALFERFNIEILTTTDAATDTLEHHQAIRASGWPGRVAPCFRPDAVFKIARPDWHEHLQLLEQRCGFSIRSYEDFIRALENRRAFFKEMGAFATDHAVLVPRTHRLAPEQAETLFQKALRGEATEADQADFEAHLLMEMARMSLEDGLVMQIHAGAFYNHNTYIYERFGPDKGGDIPVQAEFTYNLRELLVTYGNDPRLTVIVFTLDESTYSRELAPLAGHYPALKIGPAWWFHDSIEGIMRYREWITETASIYNTAGFNDDTRAFCSIPARHDLARRIDANYLARLVARHIIDMSDARRMARAMAYDLVRKTYRIDQFIPAAA; from the coding sequence ATGGAACCGCTTCGTCTGCATCCCGATCGGTACTTCGATCCGGATCCGACGGTGCGTCGGATAGCGCGGGAACTCTATGAAGAGATGCGCACCTTCCCGCTGGTGTGTCCGCACGGCCATGTGGATCCGGCCATTCTGGCGACGAACGAGCCCTTCCCGGAACCGACGTCGCTGATCATCAAACCGGACCACTACATCTTCCGGCTGCTTTACTCTCAGGGCATTCCGCTGGAAGCGCTGGGCATTCCGCGGCGCGACGGGCAGCCGGTCGAGACCGACCCGCGCAAGATCTGGCAGATCTTCGCCGAACATTACTATCTGTTTGCCGGCACGCCCACGGGCGCCTGGCTCGACTACGAATTTGCCGAGGTTTTCGAGGTGCCCTACAAGCTCGATGGCGAGTCGGCCCAGTACGTCTACGACCACATTCTGGAGCGGCTGCAATCGCCCGAGTACCGGCCACGGGCGCTTTTCGAGCGCTTCAATATCGAGATCCTGACCACAACGGACGCCGCCACCGACACGCTCGAACACCACCAGGCCATTCGCGCTTCGGGCTGGCCCGGGCGGGTGGCTCCCTGCTTCCGTCCGGATGCCGTCTTCAAAATCGCCCGGCCCGACTGGCACGAACACCTGCAACTGCTCGAGCAGCGCTGCGGCTTTTCGATCCGGAGCTACGAGGATTTCATCCGGGCGCTGGAGAATCGTCGGGCTTTCTTCAAGGAAATGGGGGCCTTCGCCACGGACCATGCCGTGCTGGTGCCGCGCACGCACCGCCTTGCGCCTGAACAGGCCGAAACACTCTTTCAGAAGGCGCTGCGCGGCGAGGCGACCGAGGCCGACCAGGCCGACTTCGAGGCGCACCTGCTCATGGAAATGGCCCGCATGAGCCTGGAAGACGGGCTGGTCATGCAGATTCATGCCGGTGCGTTCTACAACCACAATACGTACATTTATGAGCGGTTCGGCCCCGACAAAGGCGGCGACATCCCCGTGCAGGCCGAGTTCACCTACAACCTGCGCGAACTGCTCGTCACCTACGGCAACGATCCGCGCCTGACGGTGATCGTTTTCACGCTGGACGAATCCACCTACTCGCGCGAGCTGGCGCCGCTGGCCGGGCACTACCCGGCGCTCAAGATCGGGCCGGCCTGGTGGTTCCACGACAGTATCGAGGGCATCATGCGCTACCGCGAGTGGATCACCGAGACGGCCAGCATTTACAACACGGCCGGTTTCAACGACGATACGCGGGCGTTCTGCTCGATTCCGGCTCGTCACGATCTGGCCCGCCGGATCGATGCAAACTACCTGGCGCGGCTGGTCGCCCGCCATATCATCGACATGTCGGATGCCCGGCGTATGGCGCGCGCCATGGCCTACGACCTGGTGCGTAAAACCTACCGGATCGATCAGTTCATTCCGGCCGCCGCCTGA
- a CDS encoding rhomboid family intramembrane serine protease, whose translation MFLETPWTTLLILINLLVSGYALLVDPSLIDRWAFRPLHILRGREYYRMITAGFVHVGWAHLAFNMITLFFFGRPMEVLMGPVRFLLIYFGAELAGHGLSLWLHRNRPTYAAVGASGAISGLLFGYCLFFPFDRIYLFFFPVGIPAVLFAIGYVVLSIYAVRRGIEEGGIAHEAHLGGALGGLLLTLLLEPRALPIFLRQLGL comes from the coding sequence ATGTTCCTGGAGACACCCTGGACCACGCTGCTGATTCTGATCAACCTGCTGGTGAGCGGCTATGCGCTGCTGGTCGATCCGTCGCTGATCGACCGGTGGGCGTTTCGCCCGCTACACATCCTGCGCGGCCGCGAATACTACCGGATGATCACGGCCGGCTTCGTGCATGTGGGCTGGGCTCACCTGGCCTTCAACATGATCACGCTGTTTTTCTTCGGGCGGCCCATGGAAGTGCTGATGGGGCCCGTGCGGTTTCTGCTCATCTACTTCGGGGCCGAGCTGGCCGGGCACGGCCTGTCGCTCTGGCTGCACCGCAATCGGCCCACCTACGCGGCCGTCGGGGCTTCGGGCGCCATCAGCGGCCTGCTTTTCGGCTACTGTTTGTTCTTTCCGTTCGACCGTATCTATCTGTTCTTTTTCCCGGTGGGCATTCCGGCCGTGCTGTTCGCGATCGGGTACGTGGTGCTCTCGATCTACGCCGTGCGGCGCGGGATCGAAGAAGGGGGCATCGCCCACGAGGCGCATCTGGGCGGAGCGCTGGGCGGCCTGCTGCTGACGCTGTTGCTGGAGCCGCGGGCGCTTCCGATCTTTCTGCGACAGCTCGGACTGTAA
- a CDS encoding MgtC/SapB family protein has translation MEMETPTTFAALALRLGVALAIGLMVGLQREFAHRQEQNARAGLFAGARTFTLISLLGATSGLAADLLQAPFVVLLTLAAVGALLTVAHYIGAQRGDIGLTTEMAGLLTFLIGLLCYLDRLVLAAALGVGLTWLLTLKPQTRLLAERISREDVYATLKFGLITVVLLPLLPDRSYGPPPFDVLVPREIWLMVVFISAISFLGYVLTQVLGARRGLGLTGLLGGLASSTALTLSMARRSHDWPRLTPTVAASILLAWAAMVVRLALILAVLSPALLEATALPLGASLLLGAAYGVFLYRHRLPRPSDAEAPLKNPFELKPALLFGLLYALILLLANTARLYLGASGVYASSLIGGAADSDAVVLSVAQLTRTGTGLPLEIAARSVILATVANTVVKAGLVWTLGAPDLRRPILIGLLAYTLPALLLVWLV, from the coding sequence ATGGAGATGGAAACGCCCACAACGTTTGCCGCGCTGGCGCTCCGGCTGGGTGTGGCGCTGGCCATCGGTCTGATGGTGGGGCTGCAACGCGAGTTTGCCCACCGCCAGGAGCAGAACGCCCGCGCCGGGCTGTTCGCCGGTGCCCGCACCTTCACACTGATCAGCCTGCTGGGCGCCACCTCCGGACTGGCGGCCGACCTGCTGCAGGCCCCTTTCGTGGTGCTGCTCACGCTGGCGGCCGTAGGCGCATTGCTGACCGTCGCTCACTACATCGGGGCTCAGCGCGGCGACATCGGCCTGACCACCGAGATGGCGGGCCTGCTGACGTTTCTGATCGGCCTGCTCTGCTATCTGGATCGGCTCGTGCTGGCCGCCGCGCTGGGCGTGGGGCTGACGTGGCTGCTCACGCTCAAGCCGCAGACACGCCTGCTGGCCGAGCGCATCTCGCGCGAGGACGTCTACGCCACGCTGAAGTTCGGGCTGATCACGGTGGTGCTGCTGCCGCTGCTGCCCGACCGCAGCTACGGGCCACCGCCGTTCGACGTGCTCGTGCCACGTGAGATCTGGCTGATGGTCGTGTTCATCTCGGCCATCAGCTTTCTGGGTTACGTGCTCACGCAGGTGCTCGGTGCCCGTCGCGGACTCGGCCTGACCGGACTGCTGGGCGGGCTGGCCTCCAGCACGGCCCTGACGCTCAGCATGGCCCGCCGCAGCCACGACTGGCCCCGGCTGACACCCACCGTGGCCGCCTCCATCCTGCTGGCCTGGGCCGCCATGGTCGTGCGCCTGGCGCTCATTCTGGCCGTGCTTTCTCCCGCCCTGCTTGAAGCGACGGCCCTGCCACTGGGCGCCTCGCTGTTGCTCGGCGCCGCCTACGGCGTCTTCCTGTATCGCCACCGGTTGCCGCGTCCCTCCGACGCCGAAGCGCCCCTGAAGAACCCGTTCGAACTGAAGCCCGCGCTGCTTTTCGGCCTGCTCTACGCCCTCATTCTACTGCTGGCCAACACGGCCCGGCTCTACCTGGGCGCCTCGGGAGTGTACGCCTCGAGCCTGATCGGCGGGGCTGCCGACAGCGACGCCGTGGTGCTCTCGGTGGCCCAGCTCACACGTACCGGGACCGGCCTGCCGCTCGAGATTGCCGCCCGCTCTGTGATTCTGGCCACCGTCGCCAACACGGTCGTCAAGGCCGGACTGGTCTGGACGCTCGGCGCCCCGGACCTTCGCCGCCCGATCCTGATCGGTCTGCTGGCCTACACGCTGCCCGCCCTGCTGCTGGTCTGGCTCGTGTAG
- the purQ gene encoding phosphoribosylformylglycinamidine synthase subunit PurQ → MAVRFGILVFPGSNCDHDAYHAVKHVAGQEARFIWHKETKLGDVDVVIVPGGFSYGDYLRPGAIARFSPIMQDVIRFAREGGPVIGICNGFQVLCESGLLPGVLLRNASLRFICKYVHVRVEQTDTPFTNALQPGQVLRIPIAHGEGNYFAPKEVLERLEANGQVVFRYCEPDGRITEAANPNGSAHNIAGIVNEQRNVLGMMPHPERCVEALLGSEDGLGIFRSLIRHVAGVSV, encoded by the coding sequence ATGGCCGTTCGGTTTGGCATTCTGGTATTTCCGGGCTCCAACTGCGACCACGACGCCTACCATGCCGTCAAGCACGTAGCCGGGCAGGAGGCCCGTTTCATCTGGCACAAGGAGACGAAGCTGGGGGATGTGGACGTGGTGATCGTGCCCGGCGGCTTTTCATATGGCGACTATCTGCGGCCGGGCGCCATCGCTCGCTTTTCGCCGATCATGCAGGACGTGATCCGGTTTGCCCGCGAGGGGGGACCGGTCATCGGCATCTGCAACGGATTTCAGGTGCTCTGCGAAAGCGGCCTGTTGCCCGGCGTGCTGCTGCGTAACGCATCGCTGCGCTTCATCTGCAAGTACGTGCACGTCCGCGTGGAGCAGACCGACACACCCTTCACGAACGCGCTGCAGCCCGGCCAGGTGCTGCGCATTCCGATCGCGCACGGCGAGGGTAACTACTTCGCTCCGAAGGAGGTGCTCGAACGCCTGGAGGCGAACGGCCAGGTGGTGTTCCGCTACTGCGAGCCGGACGGGCGCATTACCGAGGCGGCCAATCCCAACGGCTCGGCGCACAACATTGCCGGCATCGTGAATGAGCAGCGCAACGTGCTCGGCATGATGCCGCATCCGGAGCGCTGCGTGGAGGCGCTGCTGGGCAGCGAGGACGGCCTGGGCATCTTTCGGTCGCTCATCCGGCACGTGGCCGGCGTTTCGGTCTGA
- a CDS encoding YceI family protein, which translates to MRAFRLLLVPALIALAGFWQPTEAPTREVLNWTIDKAHSSIGFRVRHLGISFVNGVFEDYDATLQFDPNDLSTLKATATIRVASINTGIERRDNHLRSPDFFDAEKYPEIRFVSKEVRNIQGNKFQLVGDLTIKDVTKEVVLDVEFLGTAQGMQGELRAAFTARGTIDRFDYGLQWNRLTEAGGVVVGREVTLLIDIEAVQEGA; encoded by the coding sequence ATGCGTGCTTTTCGTTTACTCCTGGTGCCGGCGCTGATCGCGCTGGCCGGCTTCTGGCAGCCGACCGAGGCGCCCACCCGTGAGGTTCTTAACTGGACGATCGACAAGGCGCACAGCTCGATCGGTTTCCGGGTGCGTCACCTGGGCATCAGCTTCGTGAACGGCGTCTTTGAGGACTACGACGCCACGTTGCAGTTCGACCCGAACGACCTGAGCACCCTGAAGGCGACCGCCACCATCCGCGTGGCCAGCATCAACACGGGCATCGAGCGGCGCGACAATCACCTGCGCTCGCCCGACTTTTTCGACGCCGAGAAGTACCCGGAGATCCGCTTCGTCAGCAAGGAGGTGCGCAACATTCAGGGCAACAAGTTCCAGCTCGTGGGCGATCTGACGATCAAGGATGTGACGAAAGAGGTGGTGCTGGATGTAGAGTTTCTGGGGACGGCTCAGGGCATGCAGGGCGAGCTGCGGGCGGCTTTCACGGCTCGCGGCACGATCGATCGCTTCGACTACGGCCTGCAGTGGAACCGGCTTACCGAGGCCGGTGGTGTGGTGGTGGGCCGCGAGGTGACGCTGCTGATCGACATCGAAGCCGTGCAGGAAGGCGCCTGA
- a CDS encoding bifunctional folylpolyglutamate synthase/dihydrofolate synthase — protein sequence MDALEYLLSLPRFADQGHAAYRPGLERMEALLAAMGAPHRAYPCVHIAGTNGKGSTASLLAAIARAAGYRVGLHTSPHLWHVGERMRIDGIPAPTTWLEKAVARCRPLFEQVQPSFFEATVALSFLYFAEQQVDLAVVEVGLGGRLDATNVVQPRLAVITSIGLDHTDILGETIEAITREKAGIIKPGVPVLTGATQPEALAVIRETAARQQAPLHYLWEEVHLEQVAPETVFMRLTARTPVRRYEDLEVGLLGRHQAANALLAIRAAELVLPEVLDDPRPIRQGLREVRQLSGLRGRFDVLQTRPLVVADVAHNPDGLAAVLATIDALHPPGTGRRYAIWSALRDKDAPTMAGQLVQAGFAVYVAALESPRAWSAVELVAMVQQAGGQVPGVGTVASGWQLLQKRLQTNDVLLITGSHQVVAALPPVLWQSASIAGVGWCG from the coding sequence ATGGACGCGCTCGAGTACCTGCTGTCGCTGCCTCGCTTTGCGGATCAGGGGCATGCCGCCTACCGGCCGGGGCTGGAGCGCATGGAGGCGTTGCTGGCGGCCATGGGCGCGCCGCATCGGGCCTACCCGTGCGTGCACATTGCCGGCACGAACGGCAAGGGATCGACGGCCTCGCTGCTGGCGGCCATCGCCCGGGCGGCCGGGTACCGGGTGGGGCTGCACACCTCACCGCATCTCTGGCATGTCGGCGAGCGCATGCGCATCGACGGCATCCCGGCGCCCACGACGTGGCTGGAGAAGGCTGTGGCCCGCTGTCGCCCGCTTTTCGAGCAGGTGCAGCCCAGCTTTTTTGAGGCCACGGTGGCGCTCAGCTTTCTGTACTTTGCCGAGCAGCAGGTCGATCTGGCCGTGGTGGAAGTGGGACTGGGCGGGCGGCTCGACGCCACGAACGTCGTGCAGCCCCGCCTGGCCGTGATCACGTCGATCGGGCTGGATCACACGGACATCCTGGGCGAGACGATCGAGGCGATCACACGCGAAAAGGCCGGTATCATCAAGCCGGGCGTGCCTGTGCTCACGGGCGCCACGCAACCCGAAGCGCTGGCTGTTATTCGCGAAACCGCCGCCCGTCAGCAGGCTCCGCTGCACTATCTCTGGGAAGAAGTGCACCTGGAGCAGGTGGCGCCGGAGACGGTCTTCATGCGGCTGACGGCTCGAACCCCGGTGCGTCGTTACGAAGACCTGGAGGTAGGACTGCTTGGCCGGCACCAGGCCGCCAACGCGCTGCTGGCGATCCGGGCGGCCGAACTGGTGTTGCCCGAGGTACTGGACGATCCCCGGCCGATCCGCCAGGGTCTGCGCGAGGTCCGGCAACTGAGCGGCCTGCGCGGCCGGTTCGACGTGCTGCAGACCCGGCCGCTGGTCGTGGCCGACGTGGCGCACAATCCGGACGGCCTGGCGGCCGTGCTGGCAACCATCGACGCGCTGCATCCGCCCGGCACCGGCCGTCGATACGCAATCTGGAGCGCCCTGCGCGACAAAGACGCTCCTACGATGGCCGGACAACTGGTCCAGGCCGGCTTTGCCGTCTATGTCGCTGCCCTCGAAAGCCCGCGCGCCTGGTCGGCGGTCGAGCTGGTTGCAATGGTGCAGCAGGCCGGTGGTCAGGTGCCGGGTGTCGGAACCGTCGCTTCCGGCTGGCAGTTACTGCAAAAGCGGCTACAGACGAACGATGTGCTGTTGATCACAGGCTCGCATCAGGTGGTGGCCGCTCTTCCACCGGTGCTCTGGCAAAGCGCCTCGATTGCAGGCGTCGGTTGGTGCGGATAG
- the rho gene encoding transcription termination factor Rho, with translation MKISELQAKKISELRELARELGLTGYSTLRKQDLIYRILEAQAEAEAGRPNGAARRAATTQESTDVAPKEEVAETVSEDAGDETVEAEAPAAETQAEATREDRRAWRERRGRRGRVDMRYADWDERRRRVYEGRPAYMANYDPGKTELEGMIIKSGVLEIMPDGYGFLRSPDYNYLPGPDDIYVSPSQIKRFSLRLGDTIEGLVRPPKEGERFFALIQVHKVNGRPPEEMEERQSFDYLTPLYPTEQIRLETSPNEYSTRILDLFAPIGKGQRGLIVAPPKTGKTILLQKIANAITTNHPEIYLIILLVDERPEEVTDMERNVKAEVISSTFDQDPERHVEVADIVLEKAKRLVEAKQDVVILLDSITRLARAHNAVTPSTGKTLSGGIEAGALRGPKRFFGAARNVEEGGSLTIIGTALIETGSRMDEVIFEEFKGTGNMELVLDRQLADRRIFPAIHLIKSGTRREELLIPEAKLHRIWLLRKILADMDPVEAMIFLLEKMRGTRSNDEFLVTMNS, from the coding sequence ATGAAGATCTCCGAACTTCAGGCCAAGAAAATCAGCGAACTGCGCGAGCTGGCCCGCGAACTGGGCCTCACGGGATACTCGACGCTTCGGAAGCAGGATCTGATTTACCGCATTCTGGAAGCCCAGGCGGAAGCGGAAGCCGGACGCCCGAACGGAGCGGCTCGCCGGGCCGCCACGACGCAGGAATCCACCGACGTGGCCCCGAAGGAAGAAGTGGCCGAAACGGTGAGCGAGGACGCCGGTGACGAAACCGTCGAGGCCGAAGCTCCGGCGGCGGAAACGCAGGCCGAAGCCACCCGCGAAGATCGGCGCGCCTGGCGCGAGCGTCGGGGTCGGCGCGGACGCGTCGACATGCGCTATGCCGACTGGGACGAGCGCCGGCGCCGTGTCTATGAGGGACGGCCCGCCTACATGGCCAATTACGACCCCGGCAAGACCGAGCTGGAGGGCATGATCATCAAAAGCGGCGTGCTGGAGATCATGCCCGACGGCTACGGCTTCCTGCGTTCGCCCGATTACAACTACCTGCCCGGTCCCGACGACATCTACGTATCGCCCTCGCAGATCAAGCGCTTCAGCCTGCGCCTGGGCGACACGATCGAAGGGCTGGTGCGGCCGCCCAAAGAAGGCGAGCGCTTCTTCGCGTTGATTCAGGTGCACAAGGTCAACGGCCGGCCGCCCGAGGAAATGGAAGAGCGGCAGAGCTTCGACTACCTCACGCCGCTCTATCCGACAGAGCAGATCCGGCTGGAGACTTCGCCCAACGAATACAGCACGCGCATTCTGGACCTGTTTGCGCCGATCGGGAAAGGCCAGCGCGGGCTGATCGTGGCCCCGCCCAAGACGGGCAAGACCATCCTGCTGCAGAAAATCGCCAACGCCATCACGACGAACCACCCGGAGATCTACCTGATCATCCTGCTGGTGGACGAGCGGCCCGAGGAGGTCACCGACATGGAGCGAAACGTCAAGGCCGAGGTGATCTCCTCGACGTTCGACCAGGATCCGGAGCGACACGTCGAGGTGGCCGACATCGTGCTGGAGAAGGCCAAGCGGCTGGTCGAGGCCAAGCAGGACGTGGTGATCCTGCTCGACTCGATCACGCGGCTGGCCCGCGCGCACAACGCGGTCACGCCCAGCACCGGCAAGACGCTCTCGGGTGGTATCGAGGCCGGCGCGCTGCGCGGTCCCAAGCGGTTCTTCGGCGCGGCCCGTAACGTCGAAGAGGGCGGCTCGCTGACGATCATCGGCACGGCGCTGATCGAGACCGGCAGCCGCATGGACGAGGTGATCTTCGAAGAATTCAAGGGAACCGGCAACATGGAGCTGGTGCTCGACCGGCAGCTGGCCGACCGGCGCATTTTCCCGGCCATTCACCTGATCAAGTCGGGCACGCGCCGCGAAGAGCTGCTCATTCCCGAGGCCAAGCTGCATCGCATCTGGCTCCTGCGCAAGATTCTGGCCGACATGGATCCGGTCGAGGCCATGATCTTCCTGCTGGAGAAGATGCGGGGCACACGGAGCAACGACGAGTTCCTGGTTACGATGAACTCCTGA